In Fragaria vesca subsp. vesca unplaced genomic scaffold, FraVesHawaii_1.0 scf0513160_u, whole genome shotgun sequence, a single window of DNA contains:
- the LOC101297030 gene encoding somatic embryogenesis receptor kinase 1-like has translation MISRVLLCILFAVAIASVDCNLEGDILYSWKTLLVDPYNVLASWNLTSHNPCPWFHVTCNNQNIVTRVDLGNAGLSGPIIPALANLTNLQYLELYQNKFYGSIPSELGHLKELVSLDLYRNQLSGPIPETLGHLNSLRYLRVFHNNLTGAIPSSLGNLTSLQILKLNKNSLTGALPLEVIELVRFGNLTVLDVSNNLLAGTVHSTNSTGFAVTKIIQDPKAQN, from the exons ATGATTTCTCGAGTTTTGCTTTGTATTCTGTTTGCAGTTGCCATTGCATCTGTGGATTGTAACTTGGAAG GTGATATTCTGTATTCCTGGAAGACCTTATTGGTGGATCCTTACAATGTCCTTGCTAGCTGGAACCTGACATCCCACAATCCATGCCCCTGGTTTCATGTTACCTGCAACAATCAAAACATCGTTACAAGGGT GGACCTTGGCAATGCTGGACTATCAGGACCTATTATCCCTGCGCTTGCAAACTTAACCAACCTCCAATACTT GGAGTTATACCAGAACAAATTTTATGGATCTATTCCATCGGAACTTGGTCACTTAAAAGAACTAGTCAGCTTGGACTTGTACCGGAACCAACTCTCGGGACCAATTCCAGAGACCTTAGGTCACTTGAATTCATTAAGATATTT GAGGGTCTTTCACAATAATCTAACTGGGGCTATTCCTTCATCTCTTGGCAATTTGACTAGTTTACAAATTCT gaaattaaacaagaacaGTCTAACCGGTGCTTTACCATTAGAGGTCATTGAACTTGTTCGTTTTGGCAACTTGACCGTATT GGATGTCTCAAACAATCTGTTGGCAGGGACCGTACACAGCACCAACTCAACAG GTTTTGCAGTTACAAAAATCATACAAGATCCAAAAGCTCAGAACTAA
- the LOC101311069 gene encoding somatic embryogenesis receptor kinase 1-like: MHSRALLCFLFVAAIASVDCNSEGDALYFWKTKLVDPNNVLQSWDPTLANPCTWFHVTCDSQNSVARLDLGNAGLSGPLVAELGILTNLHVRELYENKFFGPIPSAIGHLSKLVSLDLYKNKLSGTIPHTLGHLSSLRFLRVFRNNLTGAIPSSLGNLTSLVLLQLNRNKLTGVLPVEVIGLVRFGKLLILDVSSNLLVGTVHRINSTGFVVTKIVQDPRAQKPVEEEE, from the exons ATGCATTCTCGAgctttgctttgttttctgtttgtaGCAGCCATTGCATCTGTGGACTGCAACTCGGAAG GGGATGCTCTTTATTTCTGGAAAACCAAATTGGTCGACCCTAACAATGTTCTTCAGAGCTGGGATCCGACTTTGGCCAATCCATGCACCTGGTTTCACGTTACCTGCGACAGTCAAAACAGCGTTGCAAGACT GGACCTTGGCAATGCTGGACTTTCAGGACCTCTTGTCGCTGAGCTCGGAATCTTGACTAACCTGCATGTAAG GGAGTTGTATGAAAACAAATTCTTTGGACCTATTCCATCCGCAATTGGTCACTTGAGTAAACTAGTCAGCTTGGACTTGTACAAGAATAAACTCTCCGGAACAATTCCACACACTTTGGGACACTTGAGTTCCTTGAGGTTTTT GAGGGTATTCCGCAATAATCTAACAGGAGCTATTCCTTCTTCTCTTGGAAATCTGACAAGTCTTGTACTTCT GCAATTAAACAGAAACAAGCTCACTGGTGTGCTACCGGTGGAGGTCATTGGACTCGTTCGTTTTGgcaaattattgatttt GGACGTCTCAAGCAATCTGTTGGTAGGGACCGTACACCGCATCAATTCAACAG GTTTTGTAGTTACGAAAATAGTACAGGATCCAAGAGCTCAGAAAccagtagaagaagaagaataa